The nucleotide window AGCCACCGTCTACGGCGACTGCCCGTCCGTTATATACGGAGACACCACCTACACTTGGACACAGACCCACCGTCGATGTCTCCGCGTGGCTTCCTCTATATCATCCCTTGGTATCAAGACAGGCAACGTGGTGTCCGTTCTCTCCCCAAACATCCCAGCCATGTACGAGCTCCACTTCGCCGTGCCCATGTCCGGCGCCAtcctcaacaacatcaacaccCGCCTGGACAGCCGCACCGTCTCCGTACTCCTGCGCCACAGCGAGTCAAAACTCGTCTTCGTCGACTACGAATTGCGATCCTTAATCCTCGAAGCCATCTCTCTCTTCCCACCAAACACCCCCTCCCCTCGACTCGTCCTCATCGCCGGAGATTCCAGCGCACCGTCACGCGCAGCACCACTCGATGACTTCCTTTGCACGTACGAGGACCTCGTGGACAGGGGCGACGAGGGGTTCGAGTGGGTCTCGCCGTCGAACGAGTGGGTTCCGATGACGCTGAATTACACGTCGGGGACCACATCGTCTCCCAAGGGAGTCGTTCACTCCCACAGAGGGGTCTTCATCATCGCCGTCGATTCCCTGATCGACTGGGGTGTACCCAAACAGCCGGTGTACCTGTGGACCCTACCGATGTTCCACGCTAACGGGTGGAGCTACCCGTACGGAATGGCAGCCGTCGGTGGGACCAACATCTGCGTCCGTAAGTTCGACGCCCAAATAATCTATTCCATGATCAAACGATACCGAGTTACCCACATGTGCGGTGCGCCGGTGGTGCTGAACATGCTCACAAACGTCCCGTCCGGAACCGAAAAGCTCGAGTACCCGGTTCACATCCTGACCGCCGGAGCTCCGCCGCCGGCTCCGGTTCTGTTCCGGACCGAGTCCCTGGGTTTCGTGGTGAGTCACGGGTATGGGCTGACCGAAACGGCGGGGCTGGTGGTGTCGTGCGCGTGGAAGAGGAAGTGGAATTTGTTGCCGGCGACTGAGAGAGCAAGGCTGAAGTCGAGGCAGGGAGTGAGGACGGTCGGGCTGACCCGAATGGACGTGGTAAACCCGGACTCGGGACTCAGCGTAAAACGCGACGGCACGTCGCTCGGCGAAGTCGTTTTGAGAGGCGGGTGCGTGATGCTAGGGTATTTGAAAGACCAATCGGGAACAGCCAAGTGCATGAAAGACGGGTGGTTTTACACGGGTGACGTGGGCGTGATGCATCCCGACGGCTATCTGGAAATTAAGGACAGATCCAAGGACGTTATTATAAGCGGGGGCGAGAATCTGAGCAGTGTGGAGGTGGAGTCGGTGCTGTATACGAACCCGGCTGTCAACGAGGCGGCGGTGGTGGCGAGGCCGGACGAGTTTTGGGGGGAGACGCCGTGTGCATTCGTGAGCTTGAAGAGTGAGGTGAGGCCGAAGCCGACGGAGAAGGAGATCATTGAGTATTGCAGGAAGAAGCTGCCGAAATACATGGTGCCAAAAACGGTGGTGTTTACGGACGAGCTTCCCAAGACATCGACCGGGAAGATTCAGAAGTTTGTGCTGAGACAGATGGCGAAGGGTTTGGGTTCGTCGAGGCCTAGTCGaatgtaatttttatattatttagttaattaattaattaatgcatTGTAAAACTTCATTATCACGACTGAAAGATGAGAGTTTTTTCAGTGTAATCGTCACACGGAGTGACACATCATGTGTTGTTATataaatgatgagatatgtatgttaaaaaattagtaacttaaaaaataaaattttctatcatttacataaaacacGATGTAAGATACACATATTgtatttcattcacaactaaaaatttctcgatgAAAGATACGCATATTGTATTACTCGTGTTTcaattacaataaaaaatttcttcaaagaGAGAGAGCGATGGCGTCTGATTTACGATGATCGTTGATTTCCATTCCAATAGGCTACTCATTCTCATGGTCATGGCGTCATTATGTCACCGTAATTAACTCTATTTTTAAACagtgtataaaaaataaaacgtgAAACAGCGATATTCCAGTGATTTTAGTTTTCCCACGAAAGGTGGGAGCAGAGGAGAAAGTGGGTAATCCAATCTGATccaattaaaatcaaatataatatcaggaagaaaaaaaaaaggaaagctgAATAGAAATGAGAATAAATTTATTTGCGATGTATTATTTACACATTATGTATTACTTTTCACACATTtattatttgatatttttaattcattttattcACTCGTAAATTAAAATGGTGTGTATGGAGATGTGTGTTAACCATTCActtattttattattagaaaGCGAGAACCTAACTTTGAGGTCACAATGTTCACCAAAACTAATAGGACTAAAAAAATCTCTTAAACAAAAAGAATCAAAACtaactgaaaataataaaaacaaattcacAAGGGGTAATTTTAAAATGAGTGTGATCCCTCTGTGCTAACAGAAAAGAATCGAATTAAAAATGATGACAATCGATAATATTAAGCCATAAGGTCTTCTTTCAGTGATCAAATCTTCTGTATTTAAAATGAGTGTGATCCCTCTGTGCCTCAAGTATTAGTgtgtttataaatttaaattttcttaattttactgTCATAAACTTTAATACGTGTCAAACAATAATGGAAGTGACGCTAAAGAGATCACACCCATTTTGGATGCAGAAACTAAGCAACACCAAGTGTATGGCTCTTCGCCATCTCCTCCGATAATTTAACCCACAACACAACATCATCACTGAAGCATGAGAGCACGTGAAATGCAAAAGATCCAGCGAAATCCGACGCcgaaaaagaataagaaataatacCTTGTCATATACGGGAACGAAGAAGTAACCATTGGGAGCACATTGAGTGCTATCCTTCAACAACCCATCAACTGTCCGAAGCTCAACAAATCCCAAAATCAATTTGTTACTTGTTCGATATCCCGTATCTGGGTTTCGATTAGTGACGAAAATGCAGTGAAATTTCAGGCAGTAAGTCCAAAAATTGTTTTACCGTGATGTgagaataatccaatttaacatCGGTGGGCTGCCTGGCCTTGATCAGAGAAGAACTAGCCTGCAAGTTTACAGTGGCGATTACATACTCGATCAGGTAAAGGGGTAAAACCCATTAACTCTAACAGTGAAAAAGATGAAGTCTTTTACCTCGACGAAGCCGCCGCAGCCGTGGATTGAATCGGCGAAAGTGGTAGAGAGGTGGTCTTTGATGCCCATTTGGCCTCCCTCGTGTGTGTGTTTCGGAGTTGGGAGATTGGCGAGGGCCGAGAAGAAGATGTGTTTCTCTGAAAACAACGACGCAGATCTGACTTCCCTAGTTTATATGATCCATCACTTAAAacaagagagtgagagagggagTGAAAGTGAGCGCGCTGATGAATCAGTCCGAGTTCTGACTGGAGTTTTCAGTCCAATGCCTCGTTTTTCTTAGACGCATAAAGTGTTTTGTTTCAGCCGTTGAGATTGATCCAACGGTAATCAATTAAATTGCTTAATTAACTTTAGGTTAAATAGTCAAAatagtccatgagatttgcataatcaatagaaatggtccatgaaattgaaaatcaatagaaatcgTCTTgggattgtccaccatccatgattttgatcattccgttaaaaactgtttgggcaattttcaaatctTTGTAACTTAGTCGTTTCTtaatcaaataggtataatcttgttatacactttcctatcttcattttgatatattataggtcGATTTTGGTTaataaacgattgagttacaaaactttgaaaattgcccacaTAGTTTTTAACGGAAAGATCAAAATCATCGACGATGAACAATTTCATGAACcgtttctattgattttcaatatcaaataccatttctattgattatgcaaatctcaaggaccattttagCTATTTAGCCTTAACCTTATTCTTGCTGCTCGCTCTCGTTGGTGATATATAGTTAGTTCCACTTCCTCATAACAGATCTGTTGTTGGTAGTAAATTGGTTTACAAGGTGAAGAAGAATTTTGATGGCAGTGTATCAAGATAAAAAGCTCGGTTGGTTGCTTAAGGGTTTTCATAGGAGCATGGAATTTATTATTCAGATATTTTTAGTCTTGTTGTAAGACACACAACAGTAAGGATCATCCTTGCTATGGCTGCAATGAATCAATAGGAGTTAAAATAGTTAGACATTAAAAATGCATTCTTGCATGGGGAGTTACAAGATGAGGTTTATATGAAACAACCTCAAGGTTTTAATCCTACATGTCCTACTCATGTTTGTAAACTTGTCAAATCATTGTACGGGCTTAAACAAGCACCAAGGGCCTGGAATTTTAAATTTATCAGTTATCTGTGTGCTATGGGGTTCCATGCTTCATCATCTGACACAAGTTTGTTTGTAAAGAAAATTGGGGCTGATATCATCATACTCCttctctatgtggatgatataattTTGACAGGATCGagttttgtacaagttcaacaGGTCATTCATGAATTATTAGAAGTGTTTGACTTAAAAGATTTGGGAAAACTCAGTTATTTCTTGGGGCTACAAATTTCATATCAACCAAATGGTGATATATTTGTAAACCAATCAAAGTACATAACAGACTTGATCCACAAAGCTGGAATGAACTCTTGTAAGCCAGCCACAACACCATGTAAGCCATACAACTCATTACTCATAACAGAAGGAGTGTCATTGACTGATCCTACACTTTACATAAGTATTGTAGGTTCTTTACAATATATGACCTTCACTAGGCCAGATATTGCTTTTGCAGTTAACTCTGTGTGTCAATTTATGAAATCACCAACAGATGTTCATCTTGGAACTGTGAAATGAATTTTGAGATAGCTTAAAGGTACATTGCAGTATGGTATTGTGTATTCAGCAGCTACAGAACCAAGTCTCAATGCCTTTTCAGACTCGGATTGGGCTCCAGATTTAAACACTCGAAGGTCTGTGACTGGTTATCTGGTCTTCCTTGGTAATAATCCAATTTCGTGGCAATCAAAGAAGCAAAGTTTTGTTTCTAGAAGCTCTACTAAGGTAGAATACAAAGCCTTGGCTTAACTGCAGCTGATCTAACTTGGATAAGGGCAGTCTTGAAGGATTTGGAGTTGTTTCTGCCAGCACCACCAGTTATACATTGTGATAACATGTCTGCGATTGCATTGAGTGTGAACCCAGTGTTTCATTCCAGAATCAAACACTTGGATACGGATTACCACTTTATTCGAGAGAAGGTGCAACAAGGTGATTTGGAAGTCTCCTACATCCCTACTGAAGATCAATTTGCCGATATCTTAACTAAGGGGTTACATGGTCCGTCGTTTGTAAAACATTGTTACAATCTTAAACTTGGTAACCCAAGTTAAGATTGTGGGGGGATATTGACTAGTATAAGAAGGGTAGTATGGTCCAAAGGATAAAAATGGTGCTTATGTGGAAAACGGTTAAGAAAGGCAGTTAGTTAGAGCTGTTAACATAAAAAACTTAGGAGATATGGTAGCTTTGAGCTATATAAGTGTGTGAGAACTTTGTAGCAATTCATTCGAAGTAATATACAGAAAATCTATTTCCTTTgttctctctctacaattctctttctctctgtctctAAGTTTTTCAGGTTTTCTTTGAATTTCTGTGCACTGTTATCAGATACATGCTTCTGCTCTCTCTGAAGCTTATGACACTCTGAAACTAGCTTGCCAAAAAGATGTACCTATTCTTTCGTTTTGTTCACACAAACATCAATCTAAGTGTATAGAGGGTTAATCTCATCCGACTCCACGTCAGAAGTAAGTATGTGATGATTTAGTCTAGGCTTGGTAGATGTTAGTATAGAGAACGCATTGCTGTTAAGATGATACTACATGTTCTCAGAGTAGATTATTTATTGTTACTTATATAATGAATTATTATCTTAGATGGAGGGCGGGGACATCGTGATTAATTGTTTCTCACTTGAAGGTCAACTTGCAAAATTAGAATTAGTGGGATCAAAAGCATTTCAACTCCTTCAAAGGAAATCAATCCCCTCTACCAAGTGAGTTACATAGAGGATTTCATTGATTTAACAAAGTAATGAGGTTAAAGATGACTAATTTTGTTATCTGGCTGAATAAGACTAGAGATAATTCTTGGAAGTTGATGAGACATTCAGCTGCTGAGGTGGATGATGATTCCCAATCTACAATTTATCTTCAAAACGAGGAGGAAATTCCTTCTCATGTAATTTTGTCCCTTAATGTCAAGGATCCTCGCACATTGACGAAGAAGGGAAACAATGCAGATGCTCAAGTTTTAGGTACTGCTAGTATACTAGGTGATGTACTAGGAACTGAAGACAAAGAGCATATTATCCGTAGACAATTTTCAGATAAACCTGCAGGTATGGGCAAGATCAGAGCAAACAATTTGTGGGATGTTAGCAGTGGAGTAAGCCCTCCAGTGGAAGAGGCTGTTCTTTGCAAGGAAAAACATGACCAGAAGAGGAATTTCTTCTGCCTCGATGATTCAAGTCTTGAGAGTTGTCCTACATTGGTAAGGGACAATGTTTGTTATGTGTTTATATGATCTTGggttactcctcatattgccaattgattttattgtGAAAtcccaatttcatcatggtatcagagcaaggttGTCCACTTGTAAAGCCCAACGGCCACacgcgctccacgtcacccagttgttgtccacgtgtaggcttAAAAATCCACCACACGTGCGGAGGCGTGTTGAaagttgtcccacattggtgagggataaagtttgctatgtgcttatatgatcttgggctactcctcatattgccaattggttttacgaTGAAATTCCAATTTCATCATCAAGTTCAGGGGCAGTAAATACTTCCTCCACGTCACAGGGCTCACAGTCTTGCCCGATTATGCTTTTGAAGAATAGTAACGGGAGAGGCTTGTATGTTTGGtaaactccttttttttttctggtttaTTCTCCTATTTAGCGTTATGTGGATTAAGTTAATTGCTGCATGTCTGTACTGTTTATAAACTGttaatatattttgtttctCATACGATATATTATAGAGTTCTCTGTCCTTTTTATGGGAAACATGAAAATTGTGGCATAAATGTTCCCTACTGACTATGTGTGCAATAATTGTTAACGTGATCTTCGAAGTTCTAAATTTCATCAACAGTATAATGTGACAATCTGTTTTTTTCTGACTAGCCTTAAAATTGCATCACAAACTTTATCATCTGTTCAATTGACTTTCATATTATACTCCCCTTAAGCTGGGTCAAGGCATTTTGGATTTCTCGTCTCTAAGGGGGGCCCATGCAATGGGTTTGAGAGAGAAGCGCTGGATTTCAAGTAAGCATTCAAACTTATTAggtatattatttaatataaggTTATCGAACGTTGCATCTAAGTCCCTTTTATTTTCTTGGTGGGGTTGCCATATTTTCCTTCAGATTTTCCTGATTGCGATGCATATTTATGCCTCAAGGAAACCGAAGCTGCTGCCTCTAATCTTAAAGATGAACCGCGTCCTCCAGCCATAAGACCTTTGAGGGTTCTCATTTTATCCCCATGGAATGGTATCCGAGTTGCTTTAAATGAAGAATCTGTTGCGGTTGGAGATGCTGAAAGTTTTAGGCAACAACATGGTGTCAGAAGCGGTTCATCATCTAATTCAGAGTGTGGAAACTCTGATGCTACATTAGCTGGCTGTCATGGAAATTCATTTGATGGGTTTTGTAGCACGGAAGAGTTTTTCGCTGACaaatttcttgaatgaaattcaaggctgtcatttaccttttttttttgaaaaacctcGACCGAACAAGggtaattttattgataacgaaAAAACAAGTTACACCTAAGGCTGTCATTTACCTATGTACCCTTATGTGGCTGATAAGGAGAAGTTTTGCGAAGTTTATGAGGGATAAACTCAAGCTTGAACCGGGCCAAGATCAGCTTACTAGATTTAAGTACAATCGTAAATTATGTTTTGTTGGAGTATTGCTCCATGCTTACAAGGAAGGTTTTCTTGAAGAAGGAGCGGTAATTTGTGCGCCCCTACTGACGGACATCTCACTGTGGACCAGGTAGTCATATTTTCTTTGGACTTAATTATGATTTGAAGTTTCGTTGACTTTTATTTTCTAGTAGACTTGTTTTCGCCGTGGTGATTAATGATTTAATTGAATGCGTCTGCTCTAATGTGCCTGGACCAGGATAAAGGCTTGTTTGAGAGGGAGGTGGCTTACATGCCGTGccattttcatactcttttcatGCCCTCCTGTgatgtgtgatcacggttaagttacatcaatattttatattaatttttttatagaaataataaaacaaaaagtaatagaaatataacatattGGTGTGACTTAACCTTGACTACACAAACAGAAGAGGATTGAGAGATTATGgaaataggagggcagacaatccacctccgttTAAGAGATAATGTGAcctatttacaaaaaaaacccaatgTCCCTATAGACAGCACAACAaatgaaaacaaagtttagccAAACGAAAACGatttcacaaatctcacatttctcctttttttctaGATGGGATGCACACTAAATGCAAAACCATAACAGAACCTGCGCTCAAATCAAATATATGGATAGTCAAATAAACCTTTGGATTTCAGcacaacttaaaaaaaattagacaaacaTAAATTCCAATTTCATCTTTTTGTACGCATTTTTTTCTTGCGACATTCTTGGGTACCAAACACCACCAAAACTGATAAGTGTGTGATACAACCATTTTTTCACATACATGAATAATCTACCTGGTTACTAAAGCTGTGCAACTTGCTGCAGTGAAAACGTGGGGAGCATATAATTTTACGCGCACGTGGTATCAGTAACActtgattattaattttaaggCTTGAAGCAAGGCTGAGGTGTCACAGTGGTTCTGAATTAGTACAGGGGTTAGAGTGCAGGAAGGTCGGTTTTCGAAGGAATAGGCTAAATAGAGGTGGCTCACTGTCGGGTACCACTCAGTGAAAATCATGGGTTAGCAGATGATTTTAGTATTTTTCAAGGCTGTTTCCTGCGAGTTTAAGGTTTTGGGATACAAAAATGGTCTTATCCTGCGCCAGCATGTCTATAATATGATGACTGTTCAGAGCTACCGGACACTAAAGGAGATTTTATTCTATTTCGTTGTTATCTTTTTTTGGTTGATCTCTGTCTCCTTCTTTCGCTTAGCATTTTGTCTTCTAGATTATTAATGGGATGTTTTATGCAGCCAGCAGACAACTATCCAAGTTTGTCTTCCCAAAACTCTATATTTGGGAGGTATGTTTAGGTTGAGAAAGATCAATCGAAGAAATATAAATGGCAAAGTTATTAAAAGAGGGTTGTCGATTTACTTTTGTTTGTATTGGGTGAGTTGTGGAATGTCCGAATTGAAAACACAATTGAGATGCGCCGAGAAAAACGAATGATCTAGAATCACAACCGACCTAACAATAAGAAAGCATACAACACAAAACAATAACAAGCAGCCAAAACAGTTTTGATTCATCCAAGAACATGCTAAGAGGATTAAATAAATCATCAAAGATTGCAACAATGAGAAAGTCGGTGGATGAAAGTTTGCATTTGCTAGACCTGTTGAGGCACTTGCCTAGACCGCCTGACTCGTCCAGACCCGTCTAgattgcgactcacttagacagaaaatagataatttttattttgcaatatttttttttaataaattgtaagagaattgttgaatacttaaatgaacacacattatatgcttattccccatgttttcattatgtttcaatacttcataatatatatgacattctattttgtaatttataatgtaattatatatattttaagtataaatagacacttatttatacgaaatataataaatttacttaaatccgcctagtcagCCTAGGCTCCACCTAGCTGCTAGGCCCCAGCTCGCCGCCGGACTAGTGCCtagtgttttttagaaccttgtcaGGAACTAAGCTAGACTAGCTTAAACTAAACTAAACTGGACTAATTTAGTGTAGTGTTTGATGTGGTGTTGGACTATTAACtatatgacaaaaattaatataccttttaatttacaaattgcaacattttttttcatgGGAAGTGTTTCCGCTCATCATTTTCTCCTCATGCGCATCCTTTTTTGTTTATCCCTTGATTCTTCTTTAAtcctttgatttattcaacTCATATTTAAATGATTTCTATAACTCGAATGAACTAAAGTCTATAACGAAGAACTAATTACAGCAGAGCTTGTCAATGCTATCTTTCGCTTTATTTACTCTTCATACTTTGAATTTATGTTATTGGGCCAGATGAAAGTAGAAGGTCATTGTTGGACTGGGAAAAGCGCAGTGAGATTATTGTTGGAATCGCTCGGtcttatactttcatcaagaaTCATGATTGAGGGATCTAAAAGCTAGTAATGTTCTATTGGATTCAACAATGAACCCCAAGATCTCAGATTTTTTACTGCGGAAAATGTTTGAGGAAGACTAAATCCAAGCAAACACAAACAAAGTGGTCGGAACATAGTAAGTGTTTCAGTATTTCACAGAGTATATACAGCTAGAAACATACAACGATTAGCAAACAATTAACATGCTCAATATTTTATATCATGTTGTGTAACTACAGTGGATACATGTCACCAGAATATGCAATGAAAGGACAATATTTAACAAAATCGGATGTTTTTAGCTTTGGTGTCATACTGCTAGAGATCGTTAGCGGCAAAATGAACAATAATTGTGATATTGAGTGTCCGTCCCTAAATTTAATTGGACAAGTAGGTAATTCATTAAACTTCTAAAATATGTATGCAATGATTTACCAATTTTTATTTCGGAATGTGTGTGCTAAAATGATCCTAATTGCATCAAATTTGGGATATGTGGATGGTCAAGCATTAGGCATAGTTGATCCATCTTCGTATCAGTCATATCCTGCACACGAGGTTTCAAGATGCATTCAGATCGGGCTACTTTGCATGCAAGAAAGTGCATCGGATAGGCCAACCATGTCGGAAGTTTTTTTCATGTTGAGTAATGAAACAACTCTTCCCTCTCCCCAGAAACCGGCATTTATATTACAATCCAGAAATCCAAACTCAGCAGCATCGCAAGGAGAAATTTGTTCACTAAATAGTTACCGATAACCATGACTGAAGTGCGCTAATGACTTAGGGTTGTATATCATATTCAAAGAAAATTTCTTACAACTGTCTTTTGTAATGTCATGTCTTACCAAGCTCAAGCGAAAAATGCTCTTGGTTGTAATTTAGGGTAGAATATTGCTTCCCAGGATATCGGTTAATAACCAAAAAAGACTACCCCAGTTACTCTGTTTCCCCCGTCTTGGTACAGAGTATTCACGAATGGTCTCCGGAAATTAACCATACTAAGAATAATAGTCAACTAAGTAATGAGCATGATGAGTGGTGATGAAGATAATTAGGGGATTTAACACTTTGAAGTAACATTTATCAACTAGGGTGAATCGTACCATGTCAACCAAGCTCTGAGATGCATCCAAATTGCCCAGCTTATGTGTACAAGAGTATGCCACTGACCGGCCAACAATGCATATCGGCGGTTTTTTTCATGCTAGGTGATGCAGAAGTAGCTCCTTCACCAAAACAACGAGCATTTTTTATTGAAGAGGAGTTATAATAAGGGAGGGTTCAAAACTATTACAACAACTTAGGAGAGGGGGTAGTTTCGAACCTAAGGCGCATGGGTGAAAATCCAACATTCTATCCATTAGGATATTGGACCACATGCAAAGTCTCCATCACCCAGTACTGAAGAAGAAAATTCTTTAAAGATGTGACATGTAGTAGCATAGAACCTCACTAAAGTTAAAATCTTTTTAAGATATTTTGAGTGCTTTGACGTATAGGGAGTCAGAATTATTGGTTACGATTGCGAATTTGCTAGGTAATTGAAGAGAAATTATACTAGCCTAGTTAGCTAATTAATTCTGTCAATTGTACGGTGGAAACTTGATCGATAACAGACATTGACATCAATTAGTGTTGAAGAATGAGAGGTTTGTGGTAATCAAACTTGCATAGCATGGGAAGCAGATAAGATTTTTTGTCTAGGTTTGGACTGCTGGGATTCATACAGGAGAAAAGATGTTGACCTCTGATTCTTTGCATGCCAAATAAAAAATCCTAGGACTTTTCAAATTGGTTtatctttatttaattttatcacAGATTACTTTTATTATAGTGTCCACTACTAATCACACCTAGCATCTTACCACCTAGGAGCACATTATATGTTGGACTTTATCACAATAATAAAAAGTATAACTATTCATTATATATTGTATTCTATTTTACAATTTTTCCACGTGAGAGTTTTTTGGTTCGCTAAATTCGTACTTGGCTCCATTCGGAGCCAATTTAGCTCTACCATGCTTTCGCGTGCACAGAAACGTTAATAAGAATTGTCTTTATCAATCGACTGGATATAACTGGGGTGTGATCAGAATGAATAAAGTGGAGCTTTCTAGATAGGATCAGTTTGACGGAATTCGTGTCTTATCGATATGTGCGACTGGAAGTTGTGGGTGAGTTGACAGTAGCATCAACGACTGGAGCTCGCTCATGCGCTGTTATAGCATTACTCAATCTCcaagataaaaaaaatccaaccttTCTGGCTTTTTGTTTCTGCTTGCCATTAAAAGAAGCAACCTTTTTAGCACGTAAACTCCTCAATGAGAAACTAACCATGAATTCTACTAAATTCTTTTTTGTCATAATTATATTGCTTATCTTCCTTGTGATTCTTCCCTCTTCCCTTTCGATTGCCCTAGATGCCATTACACCAAACCAACCCCTAAGAGATGGCGACGTTCTTCTATCTACCACTAAAATCTTTGCACTAGGCTTTTTTAGCCCAGGCAATTCTCATAATCGCTATCTTGgagtttggtacaacaaaattcCAATCCAAACCATCGTCTGGACTGCAAACAGAGACAACCCCGTAATTCCTACTGCTGGAGCTGGGCTCTTAGCTATTCATGGAAATCATGGAGGCCTTGTTATTTATTGGAAGGACCAAAATACCCCTCTTTGGTCTGCTAATGTCACGGTCTCTTCGCCAAACAATTCCGTAATAGCCAAACTTTGGGATACA belongs to Malus sylvestris chromosome 17, drMalSylv7.2, whole genome shotgun sequence and includes:
- the LOC126612534 gene encoding uncharacterized protein LOC126612534 isoform X2, translated to MGIKDHLSTTFADSIHGCGGFVEASSSLIKARQPTDVKLDYSHITVELRTVDGLLKDSTQCAPNGYFFVPVYDKIGLPTFSSAPTFRGKTKITGISLFHVLFFIHCLKIELITVT
- the LOC126612534 gene encoding uncharacterized protein LOC126612534 isoform X1 yields the protein MGIKDHLSTTFADSIHGCGGFVEASSSLIKARQPTDVKLDYSHITVELRTVDGLLKDSTQCAPNGYFFVPVYDKVLFLILFRRRISLDLLHFTCSHASVMMLCCGLNYRRRWRRAIHLVLLSFCIQNGCDLFSVTSIIV
- the LOC126612533 gene encoding 2-methylpropanoate--CoA ligase CCL4-like — protein: MEDLKPTSANSSPLTPLGFLERAATVYGDCPSVIYGDTTYTWTQTHRRCLRVASSISSLGIKTGNVVSVLSPNIPAMYELHFAVPMSGAILNNINTRLDSRTVSVLLRHSESKLVFVDYELRSLILEAISLFPPNTPSPRLVLIAGDSSAPSRAAPLDDFLCTYEDLVDRGDEGFEWVSPSNEWVPMTLNYTSGTTSSPKGVVHSHRGVFIIAVDSLIDWGVPKQPVYLWTLPMFHANGWSYPYGMAAVGGTNICVRKFDAQIIYSMIKRYRVTHMCGAPVVLNMLTNVPSGTEKLEYPVHILTAGAPPPAPVLFRTESLGFVVSHGYGLTETAGLVVSCAWKRKWNLLPATERARLKSRQGVRTVGLTRMDVVNPDSGLSVKRDGTSLGEVVLRGGCVMLGYLKDQSGTAKCMKDGWFYTGDVGVMHPDGYLEIKDRSKDVIISGGENLSSVEVESVLYTNPAVNEAAVVARPDEFWGETPCAFVSLKSEVRPKPTEKEIIEYCRKKLPKYMVPKTVVFTDELPKTSTGKIQKFVLRQMAKGLGSSRPSRM